A single Calypte anna isolate BGI_N300 chromosome 24, bCalAnn1_v1.p, whole genome shotgun sequence DNA region contains:
- the KCNJ1 gene encoding ATP-sensitive inward rectifier potassium channel 1 — MFNYLRKRFTRHIRERSRRRARLVSKDGRCNIEFGNVEQSRFVFLIDIWTTILDLRWRYKMTIFISAFLGSWFLFGLLWYVVAYIHKDLPEFNPSINHTPCVENINGLTSAFLFSLETQVTIGYGFRCVTEQCATAIFLLIFQSILGVIINSFMCGAILAKISRSKNRAKTITFSKNAVISKRGGKLCLLIRVANLRKSLLIGSHIYGKLLKTTITPEGETIILDQVNIEFIVDAGNENLFFISPLTIYHIIDKNSPFFHMAAETILQQDFELVVFLDGTVEATSATCQVRTSYIPEEVLWGYRFAPIVSKTKEGKYRVDFQNFSKTVAVETPHCAFCLYNEKAKAKEKKGYDNPGFVLSEVSETSDTKM; from the coding sequence ATGTTCAACTACCTCCGGAAACGCTTCACCAGGCACATCAGAGAACGCAGCAGGAGGAGAGCCAGGCTTGTCTCCAAAGATGGAAGGTGTAACATCGAGTTTGGCAATGTAGAACAGTCAAGGTTTGTCTTTTTGATTGATATATGGACAACTATCCTGGATCTCAGATGGAGATACAAAATGACCATCTTCATTTCAGCATTCTTAGGCAGCTGGTTTCTGTTTGGTCTCCTCTGGTATGTTGTGGCATACATACACAAAGATCTTCCAGAATTCAACCCTTCCATAAATCACACCCCCTGTGTCGAGAATATCAATGGCCTGacttcagctttcctgttcTCCTTGGAGACCCAGGTGACCATCGGTTATGGCTTCAGATGTGTCACAGAGCAATGTGCCACTGCCATTTTCCTGCTTATCTTCCAGTCTATCTTGGGGGTAATCATCAATTCTTTTATGTGTGGTGCCATCCTAGCCAAGATATCAAGGTCCAAAAACCGGGCTAAGACCATCACCTTCAGCAAGAATGCAGTCATCAGCAAACGTGGAGGGAAGCTCTGTCTCCTTATTCGGGTGGCAAACCTCAGGAAGAGTCTGCTGATTGGGAGTCACATCTACGGGAAGCTTCTGAAGACCACTATCACCCCAGAGGGAGAAACCATCATTTTGGACCAGGTCAACATAGAATTTATAGTGGATGCTGGCAATGAGAACCTCTTCTTCATCTCCCCATTAACTATCTATCATATCATAGATAAGAACAGCCCGTTCTTCCACATGGCAGCAGAAACCATTCTGCAGCAAGATTTTGAACTGGTGGTGTTTTTAGATGGCACAGTTGAAGCCACCAGTGCTACCTGTCAAGTGAGGACATCCTACATCCCAGAAGAGGTGCTCTGGGGTTACCGCTTTGCTCCCATTGTGTCCAAGACCAAAGAAGGGAAATACAGAGTGGATTTCCAGAACTTCAGCAAGACAgtggctgtggagactcccCACTGTGCCTTCTGTCTCTACAACGAGAAAGCCAAagccaaagagaagaaaggttATGATAATCCTGGCTTTGTTTTGTCAGAAGTCAGTGAAACCAGTGACACAAAAATGTAG